Proteins co-encoded in one Neofelis nebulosa isolate mNeoNeb1 chromosome 2, mNeoNeb1.pri, whole genome shotgun sequence genomic window:
- the TARDBP gene encoding TAR DNA-binding protein 43 isoform X1: MSEYIRVTEDENDEPIEIPSEDDGTVLLSTVTAQFPGACGLRYRNPVSQCMRGVRLVEGILHAPEAGWGNLVYVVNYPKDNKRKMDETDASSAVKVKRAVQKTSDLIVLGLPWKTTEQDLKEYFSTFGEVLMVQVKKDLKTGHSKGFGFVRFTEYETQVKVMSQRHMIDGRWCDCKLPNSKQSPDEPLRSRKVFVGRCTEDMTADELQQFFCQYGEVVDVFIPKPFRAFAFVTFADDQVAQSLCGEDLIIKGISVHISNAEPKHNSNRQLERSGRFGGNPGGFGNQGGFGNSRGGGAGLGNNQGSNMGGGMNFGAFSINPAMMAAAQAALQSSWGMMGMLASQQNQSGPSGNNQSQGNMQREPNQAFGSGNNSYSGSNSGAAIGWGSASNAGSGSGFNGGFGSSMDSKSSGWGM, translated from the exons ATGTCTGAATATATTCGGGTAACCGAAGATGAGAACGACGAGCCCATTGAAATACCCTCAGAAGACGACGGGACCGTGCTGCTGTCCACGGTTACAGCCCAGTTTCCAGGGGCCTGTGGGCTGCGCTACAGGAATCCAGTGTCTCAGTGTATGAGAGGCGTCCGGTTGGTGGAAGGAATTCTGCATGCCCCCGAAGCCGGCTGGGGAAATCTGGTATATGTTGTCAACTATCCCAAAG ataacaaaagaaaaatggacgAGACGGATGCTTCTTCAGcagtgaaagtgaaaagagctgTCCAGAAAACATCTGATTTAATAGTGTTGGGTCTCCCGTGGAAAACGACTGAACAGGatctaaaagaatattttagtaCCTTTGGAGAGGTTCTTATGGTTCAG GTCAAGAAAGATCTTAAAACTGGTCATTCAAAGGGGTTTGGTTTTGTTCGTTTTACGGAATATGAAACCCAGGTGAAAGTAATGTCACAGCGACATATGATAGACGGACGATGGTGTGACTGTAAACTTCCTAATTCTAAG CAAAGCCCAGATGAGCCTTTGAGAAGCAGGAAGGTGTTCGTTGGGCGCTGTACAGAGGACATGACCGCCGATGAGCTGCAGCAGTTTTTTTGCCAGTATGGAGAAGTGGTAGACGTCTTCATTCCCAAACCGTTCAGGGCTTTTGCCTTCGTTACGTTTGCAGACGATCAG GTTGCCCAGTCTCTTTGTGGAGAGGACTTGATCATTAAAGGAATCAGCGTCCATATATCCAATGCTGAACCTAAGCACAATAGCAATAGACAGTTAGAAAGAAGTGGAAGATTTGGTGGTAATCCAGGTGGCTTTGGGAATCAGGGTGGTTTTGGTAACAGTCGAGGGGGTGGAGCTGGTTTGGGAAACAATCAAGGTAGTAatatgggtggggggatgaacTTTGGCGCTTTTAGCATTAATCCGGCAATGATGGCGGCTGCCCAGGCGGCACTGCAGAGCAGCTGGGGCATGATGGGCATGTTAGCCAGTCAGCAGAACCAGTCAGGCCCGTCGGGTAATAACCAAAGCCAAGGCAACATGCAGAGGGAGCCAAATCAGGCCTTTGGTTCTGGAAATAACTCCTATAGTGGTTCTAATTCAGGTGCAGCGATCGGTTGGGGATCCGCATCAAATGCAGGGTCAGGCAGCGGTTTTAATGGAGGCTTTGGCTCAAGCATGGATTCTAAATCTTCTGGCTGGGGAATGTAG
- the TARDBP gene encoding TAR DNA-binding protein 43 isoform X2, protein MSEYIRVTEDENDEPIEIPSEDDGTVLLSTVTAQFPGACGLRYRNPVSQCMRGVRLVEGILHAPEAGWGNLVYVVNYPKDNKRKMDETDASSAVKVKRAVQKTSDLIVLGLPWKTTEQDLKEYFSTFGEVLMVQVKKDLKTGHSKGFGFVRFTEYETQVKVMSQRHMIDGRWCDCKLPNSKQSPDEPLRSRKVFVGRCTEDMTADELQQFFCQYGEVVDVFIPKPFRAFAFVTFADDQVAQSLCGEDLIIKGISVHISNAEPKHNSNRQLERSGRFGGNPVHLISNVYGRSTSLKVVL, encoded by the exons ATGTCTGAATATATTCGGGTAACCGAAGATGAGAACGACGAGCCCATTGAAATACCCTCAGAAGACGACGGGACCGTGCTGCTGTCCACGGTTACAGCCCAGTTTCCAGGGGCCTGTGGGCTGCGCTACAGGAATCCAGTGTCTCAGTGTATGAGAGGCGTCCGGTTGGTGGAAGGAATTCTGCATGCCCCCGAAGCCGGCTGGGGAAATCTGGTATATGTTGTCAACTATCCCAAAG ataacaaaagaaaaatggacgAGACGGATGCTTCTTCAGcagtgaaagtgaaaagagctgTCCAGAAAACATCTGATTTAATAGTGTTGGGTCTCCCGTGGAAAACGACTGAACAGGatctaaaagaatattttagtaCCTTTGGAGAGGTTCTTATGGTTCAG GTCAAGAAAGATCTTAAAACTGGTCATTCAAAGGGGTTTGGTTTTGTTCGTTTTACGGAATATGAAACCCAGGTGAAAGTAATGTCACAGCGACATATGATAGACGGACGATGGTGTGACTGTAAACTTCCTAATTCTAAG CAAAGCCCAGATGAGCCTTTGAGAAGCAGGAAGGTGTTCGTTGGGCGCTGTACAGAGGACATGACCGCCGATGAGCTGCAGCAGTTTTTTTGCCAGTATGGAGAAGTGGTAGACGTCTTCATTCCCAAACCGTTCAGGGCTTTTGCCTTCGTTACGTTTGCAGACGATCAG GTTGCCCAGTCTCTTTGTGGAGAGGACTTGATCATTAAAGGAATCAGCGTCCATATATCCAATGCTGAACCTAAGCACAATAGCAATAGACAGTTAGAAAGAAGTGGAAGATTTGGTGGTAATCCAG TTCATctcatttcaaatgtttatggAAGAAGCACTTCATTGAAAGTAGTGCTGTAA